catgaaaaataataCATCCAGATAaatatcatatgcattttttaaaaACCGAAATATAATGAACTAATGTACCTTTTAGGGATAGAATGATCTAAAAGAATATttcaaaaaactaaattaatatctTGTGTATATGTCTTTAACGAATTATATTAATATCATACCTTTCcgtaactttttattttagaaaatccaAATCATCGTATCTAATTATTAATCTCGTTGTTCATCTAATTTTAGGTATGTAATGTTTGTGAAGTCTTAATTTTGTGAGCATTGTTAACAATGTAGAACATGCGTGCATGAATTTTCTGGATGTAGTTGTATGTAATATGTTGGATTTGTTGTTTTCAGTATGCAACAATTAATAGAAAGACGTAATCAGCACTCACCAATTCAAAAATCGGATCCTCCATCCGCTGTGCTGCAGGTATCAATTGTATTGCACCAAGTTCTTGTACTAGGTAGCTACTTGCCACAATTATGAATTTATAATATCGTCAAAAAGGCAACTACAAATTATCTTTCTGTAGATAAAGAATATCCAAAACTGAGTTTGGTAGGTATTTTGAGACACAAAATATAGAGATGTGAAATATTTGCGCTTTGTCTTTAGTTTTACTCCTATCTCATTGATCTTAGATTTTGGGTAGATAGAATACTGTATAGATTATGTAATAAGAGTCGTATAATTGCAGAGATTGTTTGTAAGAATGGTATAATTGTTCATCATCATGGCCGTACTATTTTGTGTTTTCTGTTTAATTCTTGCACAAATGCAACTCCAGAGCTGTTTGTCTTCGTGTCTTTGAATTGAACCACTCTCTTTGTGGGCCTAATACCAAGTTGGATTATCTATCAATGATAAAATCTTCCTCATGCTTGTTTTGGCTTTGTTTAGAAGGCATTGTTGCTATCTATACAAACATACCTATTTAATTATGGACTATTATGATACATctacactaaaattaactatcaaattaactattagtataaaatacatgttaaaatataaatatatattaaaaatgaattaaattacatatgtatttatacacaaatatattgatAGTTGATTTTGgtgtataaatagtatttttatttaattatttatttcttgttgATTGAATGTCAAGcataattcaattatttaaaaaaaaacctaGGGATTGGTTTTATACTTTTGGGCTTTGTGTGGATACTTGGTCTAAATTCTTGACAGCAATAATTTCTTGACAAGTATTGTGGATTCTGAATTGGAAACATTAAAGTGGGTGCGGAATATATGTACGtggattatatatttattgtctTTAATATATCATTAATGATGAAATTAAGAATATTTTGGGAATTTTATGCATAGGTTGAGAGTGGTGCTGCCTCCAACTATGATATGCTGCGCAAGAAAGAAGAACAAAAGGCTCGTGAACTCAGGTATATATACAATGCAACAACCTAGCTAGCTGCTAGTGGTATTTGATTAATTAGAGATCCACATGTTTGATGCAATTTTAATTATACATACATATGAGTGATTATGAAATATATGGTCTAATTTGCAACTGTGAGATAGGCAGTTAAATGGTGAAGATCTTCAAGGATTGACACTAAAcgaactcaacaaattagaagAGCAACTTATAAAAGGTCTCTCTAATGCTTCAAAAGTAAAGGTTTGATGAATTTCTGATGCTTTAGCACTTGCAGATTACTCATATATGATCATTTATATATCTTGCTGATGTAATATTAATGCCAATGTGTTTCATCAGGATGAATTATTTACACAAGAGATCTACACCCTTAAGAGAAAGGTAAAAGTATATAGCTAAACCAAACTCACTAGCTCATacatttcaaattcaaacccaTATGGttaatatgattttaatttgttcTACACATTTATAGTCTAATCATGAGAGAGAAATTATTGTTGTAGTCTACGATGCACGGATACTGACACGGGACACAGGACACGACACGACACAGGATACGCCGACacgcgaattttaaaatcttaaatgacaCGGGACacgcatatatataaaatataaagtattttttagataaatcgtaatgatattttgatattttattgatattaaaatataaattaaaatttttaattatttttaatgtcttattttaattatatctttaaaatattttttgttttaataaataataatatatactatatctaaatttatttaagaatatatgttaagaataagactggacacgcggacacgtgatggtatttaagtgtgttCAGGCGTGTCCgggaaagaatttttttattttttattaagacacggttGGACACAGCAGACACGTGTATCAAACGAGTGTTGGTGAGTGTCGTATCCAAAATGTGTCGACATGCGGATACGATAACTCAGCGAAGTGTCCGTGCTTTATAGGTTGTAGTTAAAATACTTATTAGGACTTTTTTCCATTCTAAATGCCATATTCTTTTATTGAGTGGAGCATAAACTCACTAGTGTAATTTGCAGGGAGCAGTACTGACCGAAGAGAACCATAAATTGAAACAGGTAAAGGTTTCTCCGAACTCgtgctttaatttaatttgttaatattGCCTTTAAAATTAAACGATGATCTCATTAAGAATTATAATGATGGAATAGATATCATCAAGCTTTGCAAATGAGCAAAGGAGTTCATTTAAATCCATTGTCTGCAATTCATCTTATCTTCCTGAAGAAGATCATGGTAGAGACACAAATCTAAAGCTGGGGTGAGTCAAAAAGCACTTTAATTACCCTCTaaggtttatttaatttttggaaAGTTTGGATGTAAATTTCTGgcaaaagaaggaaagaaataaaaaggttagattaaatatttattttttttttaggaaTTATTATAGGTTAACTATATAAGATGTTTACAGTTATaatatgttttttcttttttgagaaaataagaataatgaTTTGAGAGATTATTTTCAATCCGAATACTTttctaaaacatattaaaatctataaatatatatgtcaCTTTTGAAATCTCTTAATTGAAAGTAATGTTAAAGTTCTTTTGATAATTCCGCTCCACAGTGTTTTAAATATTCACATAAAGGAAAACAGATTAAATTATATTGTAGCATTTCATATAggttcttttattattattattttttctacttCTAATTGATCCGATACATGCTGGTAAAGATAGAAGACTTTTAGCTAGATATAATGGTTTTTCATGTCAAAAGTAAATCTCTGCAAAAACTGTGGATTGTTTGGTTACTTTAACTCATTTGAGTTCGTTTCTCTATATGTCATGCAGGTTAccttaaacaaaatattaaattatgtgGAAGAAATGAACGGATTCACTTTCTTTCTGCCAATGCAATCCAAAAAGTCAAAACAAATTTAATCTTGTACTATTATTTACTGTATAAAAGTGAGGCCTTCCCCCCCTTCTTTGGTGCAAGTGTAAAAGTATTCAAGTATTCCAAATAaggttttattatttaaaatttaagaattaagCCTTTACATTTTGCAATTGAATTTCTAGATCAAACTTACCAATAAAAATAGATTCTCTTTTGGTACATAGAGTAACAGTATTTTAGTTCTAGAATTTTAGTTCTAGAATTGTAGaatataattcaattaaaaagttatattattatttaagaaactGGTCGATTaattaaatactttttaattacGCATTACTGTAAGACGCTTTACGTGAAAGTTAAAAAATGTACTATACgtggaaataattatttaacgGATTAATACTCAAATTCGTccctaaaaaattattcattttttaaattaattcttaaataatttttttagttatattagtcCCAAAAAGATAAAATGTAAATCAAATTAGTCTTTTCGTCAGTTAGATGATGATGTGTCACGTTAAGTGCCACGTGTCATAAGATGATTGGTTGATGTGTCAGGTCATTGAGACGTCACttgacatataaaaaaaaaattttataataaaaatagtccttgaaagtTTAGACCTAAGTCATTTtcatcattaaaattttaaaaattaatcaaactagtcattatataagtttttttcatttttttcataatattaaatttgaaatttttttggtactactaattttaataaaaatgtaattgataaataaaaaattagtaattgtatcttttcttcttaaaaatgTTTTNNNNNNNNNNNNNNNNNNNNNNNNNNNNNNNNNNNNNNNNNNNNNNNNNNNNNNNNNNNNNNNNNNNNNNNNNNNNNNNNNNNNNNNNNNNNNNNNNNNNNNNNNNNNNNNNNNNNNNNNNNNNNNNNNNNNNNNNNNNNNNNNNNNNNNNNNNNNNNNNNNNNNNNNNNNNNNNNNNNNNNNNNNNNNNNNNNNNNNNNNNNNNNNNNNNNNNNNNNNNNNNNNNNNNNNNNNNNNNNNNNNNNNNNNNNNNNNNNNNNNNNNNNNNNNNNNNNNNNNNNNNNNNNNNNNNNNNNNNNNNNNNNNNNNNNNNNNNNNNNNNNNNNNNNNNNNNNNNNNNNNNNNNNNNNNNNNNNNNNNNNNNNNNNNNNNNNNNNNNNNNNNNNNNNNNNNNNNNNNNNNNNNNNNNNNNNNNNNNNNNNNNNNNNNNNNNNNNNNNNNNNNNNNNNNNNNNNNNNNNNNNNNNNNNNNNNNNNNNNNNNNNNNNNNNNNNNNNNNNNNNNNNNNNNNNNNNNNNNNNNNNNNNNNNNNNNNNNNNNNNNNNNNNNNNNNNNNNNNNNNNNNNNNNNNNNNNNNNNNNNNNNNNNNNNNNNNNNNNNNNNNNNNNNNNNNNNNNNNNtattaaatataatttgataaactcattttaataaaaaaattactataaaaaattataatttaaaaatataaaattttagaatacaAATGACAAAACAACTTTataacaatttattatttttattattttatgtaaagagattttttattaagttttaaaaaataatattaaaattaatagtataaaaaaatattttaaatttaatattataaaaaaattatataaggactaatttgattaattttaaaattttggggatgaaaatgacttatgTCTTGACTTTtaagaactatttttattataaaaaattttttttacatgttaAGTGACACGCTATATGTTTTGACATGTCAACCAATTATTTTGTGATACGTCATCATTTAACTAATGGAAGAACTAATTtgacttatattttattttttagagattaatataatgactaaaaaaattattgaagactaatttaaaaaatacataatttttgaGGGAGGAATTTAAGTATAAACCCATTATTAAGCCCAAATGTATAACTAGTCGTGCAAACCCatcatatataataagaaaGAGAGGACTGATTAACATACATTAATTGGAAGCCCTCTATCTGCCACTACTGTTGGAGGAAGAGCTAGCAACTGTTGTTTACCATTGCTAACAAAAAGATAGAAAGGTGGAGCATGCAAATAAAGAGCATGAAAAAAGATGCATAATATCCTCTTCCAATAATGCATATCAGTCTGGTGTTCTCTTGATTGTGGCCTTATATGGAATGATGGATCCTAATAAGTGCGCTTTGGAAAAGAGACTGGCTTTATTTATGGATTGAGTTGAATGGAATCAAGTCATATATATGTTAGTATGTTACTATacgggataagtattgttttggtccctcaCGTTGAGAATTGGAATCGAACTCGTCTGTGATCTAATTTTCAGTTTAGAATCGTCcttaacgttttaaaatcgtcatttttaataaaatttttaatttaattcgtAAACTATccctattttaataaataaaataaaattttaaaataaaataaatataaaaaaaagaaagaaagggataaGAGAAGCGGGGTGNNNNNNNNNNNNNNNNNNNNNNNNNNNNNNNNNNNNNNNNNNNNNNNNNNNNNNNNNNTGCACTGCTGcccgtttcttcttcttcttcttcttcttctgtgaaTTCTGTGAATTTctggatttcttcttcttttgttgtGGAATATTATTGTTGCTGATttgttgatttgttgttttctaCTTGTTGATTTGTTGATTTGTTGTGGAATATTATTGTTTCTGCTTGTTGATTTATTGGGGATGGGTGAAGGGAATACGGGAAGAGGAAGGGGACGAGTGGGGACGCTGGGTGGGGGGAAGGGGAAAGGGGGGAGGGGGACGGCGGTGgcgttggtggtggtggagtgGCAGTgggtgttgatgatgatgatgatggtgatgatgatgttgataaTGGTGGTGGAGTGGCagttgatggtggtggtggtgaaggAGGTAATTATGTTGTTAGTGGTGAGagtatttttgtctaaaaaaatttaaaaagacgattttaatacgaaaaaaaacgCTAAAGACGATTCTAAATCAAAAATTAGATTAAGGACGGATTCAATTTCGACCCTCAACGTGagaaaccaaaacaatacttatctcTTATTATATCATGTGATGATATAATTCATTGATGTTGTCGAATAATGTATGGTGTAcaaattatgttaattttaatttcttagtcGCTTTTATTGAACAATATCGTAgctatttagtatttaaacgtGGGATAATGTATGAGCGTTGTACTAATAATCCTGTCTTTAGATAGTATGTCATATCATTTGTTAATTAATGCAACATCATGGGTGGTACCTCATCAAGTTAGGATAGATGTTAATTAATGCTACATCCAGCTTGGTAATATGTTAAGAGTTATGTTTAGAGCACTAGAAAAAATTGGTCGAATACTGTTAAATTTATCGGTGAATTTATCGAAAAAAATCtttcattaatatatttatcattgaaattattattgaaataaattcAACAGTATAAATTTTAtcgataattatttattaacaattttttatttaccgtTAATTACTAGTAGATTTATTGGTAAATATTAACTTTtaattagtaaaatattttatcttattactgtcgaatttattttttgataaattcaataataatattatattttatttttttaaaaaaaattgtttaaaaattcaacatataattttaaatgtttaaattcaataatttttaaactaataaaatttaaaattttacaatttttataataaattgtcCATAATTTTTGGTTAAAAGTTCACAAATAAATTCACACATCAAAATTTacgaataaagaaaaaaattactcACGTATGAAAAAAAGTAGCACTATAAACATATACTCTAAATCCACCAAAAATAAACTTGGATAAGGTTTgatatgaaaaacaagataCTTTATGATGGTTAAATAACATTAAATAGTTAAAACTCTCTAGACAACaaaatattgaaaagaaaaattaattatataaatagtatatctatttaaaattttaagtaatCCACTAACATGCATATTTATGTCTCTCAAATGGTATATCTATTTAAGCTTATACAATTTTAGCAACTTACAAATCTAGTTGGAGGTTTTGCATTATAAACTTACTGGCTACAGTAGTATTTTATGAAATAGTAGACTATACACATTCAATTACAAACTATAAACATAATCAACACACAAATATACATATAATCAacaaacaaattataattaaacaaataaatcaaagtTCATATATTCAAATGAGTAAATTACaacaaattttgtaaaattaacaataatcaaTTCAGCAAAATTAATTcagaaaataattaactcagacAACAATAAACTcagaaaattaacaacaattaacaataagtcaataataaacttaaaaaattaacaagttaaaattaactcaaaaaattaAAGTGCGCCTATGTGtagagggtcattctgctaaaaattttctaagttaaaagctgcagaattcacagattcaacccccaatcttccgacggacataactttctcattttaaatcgtttttcgcccgttcttcgaacggcatggatatcccggatccaatttcacttcTAAATAAGTTTGGCATAAAACGGAGATCCAGAGTCCaggttatgtcccatcaaagtatgcccaaaaaccatgttttcatacaaaaccacaaggtgcctttttcaaaacaagtcattttcaaccctttttaaaatcaaccaaaacatgctagtttcaaccctttttgaaatcaatcaaaatataccaaaatcaacatcaagcctcctcaactcatacattaatgCTTTGCCACGattcacaaaaccgccatataaccatttttacccatttcaatcaaatggctaaattacaaacacattaacatgtcatacatctttTCTCATCctaatttccaacaatactatttccaatcaatcatcattacaCATAATCAATATTATACTCACTgtcacatggtttcacccacaaatcaaccttaatcatttctcaagtatatatcacaacatacatatctcttatgcatcatcataccatcaaggcatcaataatcatgatcaaatatatgaccacataacatacctcaaccaaaaccaaacatacctcatctatacaatttcacccaaaattaccagtttccacacttcaactcctcaaacctcattattcaataaccaacccaatcattcatatattcattatctgaa
The genomic region above belongs to Arachis duranensis cultivar V14167 chromosome 3, aradu.V14167.gnm2.J7QH, whole genome shotgun sequence and contains:
- the LOC107480485 gene encoding MADS-box protein JOINTLESS, with the protein product MTRKKIEIKKIDNISSRQVTFSKRRKGLFKKAQELNTLCDAEIALIVFSTTSKLFQYATSSMQQLIERRNQHSPIQKSDPPSAVLQVESGAASNYDMLRKKEEQKARELRQLNGEDLQGLTLNELNKLEEQLIKGLSNASKVKDELFTQEIYTLKRKGAVLTEENHKLKQISSSFANEQRSSFKSIVCNSSYLPEEDHGRDTNLKLGLP